In a single window of the Anguilla rostrata isolate EN2019 chromosome 6, ASM1855537v3, whole genome shotgun sequence genome:
- the LOC135257269 gene encoding palmitoyltransferase ZDHHC14-like isoform X3 translates to MGMLFRASFSDPGVLPRATPDEAADLERQIDADNAPISGGYRPPPRTKEVVINGQTVKLKYCFTCKIFRPPRASHCSLCDNCVERFDHHCPWVGNCVGKRNYRFFYLFILSLSFLTIFIFTFVITHVILRSRRTSFLSALKDSPASVLEVVVCFFSVWSIVGLSGFHTYLISSNQTTNEDIKGTWSTKRGKDNYNPYSYGSIVTNCCSALCGPVPPSLIDRRGFVQPDTPQPAPHTNGSTVYGTTQTQSHMCDQDQCIQSTKFVLQAAATPLLHSEPVSAGGEPPLPGRTSLGGHCAALAPGHPSLPTSTTSLCWEGDHHHQHHPHPHPHPHHHHHHPHPHPHPHPHPHHHMRTPEEAPSPPGVLPCGQAPQLYDPASMDSLHEDSVRGLVKLSSV, encoded by the exons ACGCGGATAACGCCCCCATCTCGGGGGGTtaccgcccgcccccccggacCAAAGAGGTGGTCATCAACGGGCAGACGGTCAAGCTGAAGTACTGCTTCACCTGCAAGATCTTCAGGCCGCCGCGCGCTTCGCACTGCAGCCTGTGCGACAACTGTGTGG agcgCTTTGACCACCACTGTCCCTGGGTAGGGAACTGCGTGGGGAAGAGGAACTACCGCTTCTTCTACCTCTTCATCCTCTCGCTGTCCTTCCTCACCATCTTCATCTTCACCTTCGTCATCACGCACGTCATCCTGA GGTCTCGTCGGACGAGCTTCCTCAGCGCACTCAAAGACAGCCCCGCCAG TGTGCTGGAGGTGGTGGTGTGCTTCTTCTCCGTCTGGTCAATAGTGGGTCTCTCTGGGTTCCACACCTACTTAATCAGCTCAAACCAGACGACAAATGAAGAT ATTAAGGGAACGTGGTCGACAAAAAGAGGGAAGGACAACTACAACCCCTACAGCTACGGCAGCATCGTCACCAACTGCTGCTCCGCCCTGTGTGGGCCCGTCCCGCCCAG CCTAATCGACAGGAGGGGCTTCGTCCAGCCCGACACGCCCCAGCCCGCCCCCCACACCAACGGGAGCACCGTGTATGGGACCACCCAGACGCAGAGCCACATG TGTGATCAGGACCAGTGCATTCAGAGCACCAAATTCGTTTTGCAGGCCGCAGCCACGCCCCTGCTCCACAGCGAGCCCGTCTCCGCCGGCGGGGAGCCCCCCCTGCCCGGCAGGACGTCCCTGGGGGGCCACTGCGCTGCCCTGGCCCCCGGccacccctccctgcccacctccaccaccagccTGTGCTGGGAAGGGGACCatcaccaccagcaccaccctcacccccacccccacccccaccaccaccaccaccatccccaccctcaccctcacccacacccacacccccaccaccacatgCGGACCCCCGAGGAGGCGCCCTCGCCCCCTGGCGTGCTGCCCTGCGGCCAGGCCCCGCAGCTGTACGACCCGGCCAGCATGGACTCGCTGCACGAGGACTCGGTCCGGGGCCTGGTCAAGCTCAGCTCCGTCTGA
- the lgals8a gene encoding galectin-8 isoform X3, which translates to MSIANPKQTVSNPTIPFAGTILGGLQPGEMVLIQGAVPSDSDRFQVDLTCGSSTKPRADVAFHFNPRFKRSPCIVCNTLQKEHWGKEEIHYQMPFRQGAAFEIIMLVQKDLFKVAVNGSHVLEYRHRMDLGKVDTLLISGKVTIQAIGFIPNVALFSESGDLSVPYKGRLETGISPGNTLTVKGKVGVYPHSFAVNLRVGDSEDIALHLNPRIKAGVFVRNSFLGERWGPEEVALPSFPFSPGEYFEMIVHCEAQKFKVAVNGVHLLDYKHRVQDLTRVNQLEILGDLQLLDVKLW; encoded by the exons ATGTCCATTGCCAACCCGAAACAGACTGTTTCAAATCCG ACGATTCCTTTCGCAGGAACGATTCTGGGTGGGTTGCAGCCGGGCGAGATGGTTCTAATTCAGGGTGCAGTTCCCAGTGATTCAGACAG GTTCCAGGTGGATCTGACATGCGGAAGCAGCACCAAACCACGGGCAGACGTGGCTTTCCACTTCAACCCTCGCTTCAAGAGGTCGCCCTGCATCGTGTGCAACACGTTGCAGAAGGAGCACTGGGGCAAGGAGGAGATTCATTACCAGATGCCTTTCAGACAAGGGGCAGCCTTTGAAATAATCATGCTGGTACAGAAAGACTTATTCAAG gtggcagtgaATGGCTCTCACGTTCTGGAGTACAGACACAGAATGGATCTCGGAAAGGTGGACACACTGCTGATATCTGGAAAGGTCACAATCCAGGCCATCGGCTTCATCCCCAATGTG GCTCTGTTTTCAGAGTCGGGTGACTTG AGCGTACCCTACAAGGGCAGATTGGAGACTGGGATCAGCCCAGGAAACACCTTAACAGTCAAGGGGAAGGTTGGCGTGTACCCTCACAG CTTCGCCGTGAACCTTCGGGTGGGCGACTCGGAAGACATCGCCCTGCACCTCAACCCCCGCATCAAGGCCGGCGTCTTCGTCCGGAACTCCTTCCTGGGCGAGCGCTGGGGGCCAGAGGAGGTGGCGCTGCCCAGCTTCCCCTTCTCCCCGGGGGAGTACTTCGAG ATGATCGTTCACTGCGAGGCGCAGAAGTTCAAGGTGGCCGTGAACGGGGTCCACCTGCTGGACTACAAGCATCGGGTGCAGGACCTGACCCGGGTCAACCAGCTGGAGATCCTGGGTGACCTGCAGCTCCTGGACGTTAAGCTGTGGTGA
- the lgals8a gene encoding galectin-8 isoform X2, protein MSIANPKQTVSNPTIPFAGTILGGLQPGEMVLIQGAVPSDSDRFQVDLTCGSSTKPRADVAFHFNPRFKRSPCIVCNTLQKEHWGKEEIHYQMPFRQGAAFEIIMLVQKDLFKVAVNGSHVLEYRHRMDLGKVDTLLISGKVTIQAIGFIPNVSSAPPTPSIVMSKVTKANALFSESGDLSVPYKGRLETGISPGNTLTVKGKVGVYPHSFAVNLRVGDSEDIALHLNPRIKAGVFVRNSFLGERWGPEEVALPSFPFSPGEYFEMIVHCEAQKFKVAVNGVHLLDYKHRVQDLTRVNQLEILGDLQLLDVKL, encoded by the exons ATGTCCATTGCCAACCCGAAACAGACTGTTTCAAATCCG ACGATTCCTTTCGCAGGAACGATTCTGGGTGGGTTGCAGCCGGGCGAGATGGTTCTAATTCAGGGTGCAGTTCCCAGTGATTCAGACAG GTTCCAGGTGGATCTGACATGCGGAAGCAGCACCAAACCACGGGCAGACGTGGCTTTCCACTTCAACCCTCGCTTCAAGAGGTCGCCCTGCATCGTGTGCAACACGTTGCAGAAGGAGCACTGGGGCAAGGAGGAGATTCATTACCAGATGCCTTTCAGACAAGGGGCAGCCTTTGAAATAATCATGCTGGTACAGAAAGACTTATTCAAG gtggcagtgaATGGCTCTCACGTTCTGGAGTACAGACACAGAATGGATCTCGGAAAGGTGGACACACTGCTGATATCTGGAAAGGTCACAATCCAGGCCATCGGCTTCATCCCCAATGTG AGCTCAGCCCCACCTACCCCATCTATTGTGATGAGCAAAGTCACAAAAGCCAAT GCTCTGTTTTCAGAGTCGGGTGACTTG AGCGTACCCTACAAGGGCAGATTGGAGACTGGGATCAGCCCAGGAAACACCTTAACAGTCAAGGGGAAGGTTGGCGTGTACCCTCACAG CTTCGCCGTGAACCTTCGGGTGGGCGACTCGGAAGACATCGCCCTGCACCTCAACCCCCGCATCAAGGCCGGCGTCTTCGTCCGGAACTCCTTCCTGGGCGAGCGCTGGGGGCCAGAGGAGGTGGCGCTGCCCAGCTTCCCCTTCTCCCCGGGGGAGTACTTCGAG ATGATCGTTCACTGCGAGGCGCAGAAGTTCAAGGTGGCCGTGAACGGGGTCCACCTGCTGGACTACAAGCATCGGGTGCAGGACCTGACCCGGGTCAACCAGCTGGAGATCCTGGGTGACCTGCAGCTCCTGGACGTTAAGCTGTG A
- the lgals8a gene encoding galectin-8 isoform X1, translated as MSIANPKQTVSNPTIPFAGTILGGLQPGEMVLIQGAVPSDSDRFQVDLTCGSSTKPRADVAFHFNPRFKRSPCIVCNTLQKEHWGKEEIHYQMPFRQGAAFEIIMLVQKDLFKVAVNGSHVLEYRHRMDLGKVDTLLISGKVTIQAIGFIPNVSSAPPTPSIVMSKVTKANALFSESGDLSVPYKGRLETGISPGNTLTVKGKVGVYPHSFAVNLRVGDSEDIALHLNPRIKAGVFVRNSFLGERWGPEEVALPSFPFSPGEYFEMIVHCEAQKFKVAVNGVHLLDYKHRVQDLTRVNQLEILGDLQLLDVKLW; from the exons ATGTCCATTGCCAACCCGAAACAGACTGTTTCAAATCCG ACGATTCCTTTCGCAGGAACGATTCTGGGTGGGTTGCAGCCGGGCGAGATGGTTCTAATTCAGGGTGCAGTTCCCAGTGATTCAGACAG GTTCCAGGTGGATCTGACATGCGGAAGCAGCACCAAACCACGGGCAGACGTGGCTTTCCACTTCAACCCTCGCTTCAAGAGGTCGCCCTGCATCGTGTGCAACACGTTGCAGAAGGAGCACTGGGGCAAGGAGGAGATTCATTACCAGATGCCTTTCAGACAAGGGGCAGCCTTTGAAATAATCATGCTGGTACAGAAAGACTTATTCAAG gtggcagtgaATGGCTCTCACGTTCTGGAGTACAGACACAGAATGGATCTCGGAAAGGTGGACACACTGCTGATATCTGGAAAGGTCACAATCCAGGCCATCGGCTTCATCCCCAATGTG AGCTCAGCCCCACCTACCCCATCTATTGTGATGAGCAAAGTCACAAAAGCCAAT GCTCTGTTTTCAGAGTCGGGTGACTTG AGCGTACCCTACAAGGGCAGATTGGAGACTGGGATCAGCCCAGGAAACACCTTAACAGTCAAGGGGAAGGTTGGCGTGTACCCTCACAG CTTCGCCGTGAACCTTCGGGTGGGCGACTCGGAAGACATCGCCCTGCACCTCAACCCCCGCATCAAGGCCGGCGTCTTCGTCCGGAACTCCTTCCTGGGCGAGCGCTGGGGGCCAGAGGAGGTGGCGCTGCCCAGCTTCCCCTTCTCCCCGGGGGAGTACTTCGAG ATGATCGTTCACTGCGAGGCGCAGAAGTTCAAGGTGGCCGTGAACGGGGTCCACCTGCTGGACTACAAGCATCGGGTGCAGGACCTGACCCGGGTCAACCAGCTGGAGATCCTGGGTGACCTGCAGCTCCTGGACGTTAAGCTGTGGTGA
- the LOC135257265 gene encoding ribonucleoside-diphosphate reductase subunit M2 has product MLTTRSPLSEKNENGVVSKLNRISLTDKENTPPSLNSSRVLASKTARKIFEDSETTPKDSKKTSVEDEPLLRDNPRRFVIFPIKYHDIWQMYKKAEASFWTAEEVDLSKDLAHWESLKDNERHFISHVLAFFAASDGIVNENLVERFSQEVQVTEARCFYGFQIAMENIHSEMYSLLIDTYIKDPKEREYLFNAIETLPCVKRKADWALNWIGNQNAQFGERVVAFAAVEGIFFSGSFASIFWLKKRGLMPGLTFSNELISRDEGLHCDFACLMFKHLVNKPSEDKVKNIIMDAVVIEQEFLTIALPVKLIGMNCDLMKQYIEFVADRLMLELGFSKIYRAENPFDFMENISLEGKTNFFEKRVGEYQRMGVMSASVDNSFRLDADF; this is encoded by the exons atgctgaccactcgctctcctctctcagagAAGAATGAAAACGGCGTTGTTTCCAAACTGAATCGTATTTCACTGACAGACAAAGAGAACACC CCTCCTAGCTTGAATAGCAGTCGAGTTCTGGCGTCCAAAACTGCACGGAAAATCTTTGAAGATTCTGAG actACGCCGAAAGATTCTAAGAAGACAAGCGTGGAAGATGAGCCACTGTTAAGAGACAATCCCCGCCGTTTCGTCATCTTTCCCATCAAATACCATGACATCtggcaaatgtacaaaaaagcTGAGGCTTCTTTCTGGACTGCTGAAGAG GTTGACCTTTCTAAGGACTTGGCACACTGGGAATCCTTGAAGGACAATGAGAGACATTTTATCTCTCACGTGCTGGCTTTCTTTGCTGCAAGTGATGGCATTGTCAATGAGAATTTA GTGGAGCGATTCAGTCAGGAGGTCCAAGTGACAGAAGCACGGTGTTTCTACGGATTCCAAATCGCGATGGAGAATATCCACTCAGAAATGTACAGCCTACTCATTGACACCTACATCAAAGACCCCAAAGAGAG GGAGTATCTTTTCAATGCCATTGAAACCCTGCCTTGTGTGAAGAGGAAGGCTGACTGGGCTCTGAACTGGATTGGAAACCAAAATGCACAGTTTG GGGAGCGCGTGGTAGCCTTTGCTGCAGTTGAAGGAATCTTCTTCTCTGGGTCGTTTGCTTCCATCTTCTGGTTGAAGAAGAGGGGTCTGATGCCTGGTCTCACGTTCTCCAACGAGCTGATCAGCAGAGATGAG GGCCTTCATTGCGACTTTGCCTGCCTCATGTTCAAGCACTTGGTGAACAAGCCCTCCGAAGACAAGGTTAAGAACATCATAATGGATGCTGTTGTGATCGAGCAG GAGTTCCTCACAATAGCCCTTCCGGTGAAACTGATCGGCATGAATTGTGACCTGATGAAGCAATATATCGAGTTTGTGGCTGACCGACTAATGCTGGAGTTGGGTTTCAGTAAG ATCTACCGGGCGGAGAATCCCTTCGACTTCATGGAGAACATCTCTCTGGAGGGAAAGACTAACTTCTTTGAGAAGCGGGTGGGGGAGTACCAGCGGATGGGGGTCATGTCCGCCAGCGTGGACAACTCTTTCCGGCTGGACGCAGACTtctga